From Rhodopseudomonas palustris, a single genomic window includes:
- a CDS encoding manganese catalase family protein — protein sequence MYYHDKRLQYPVRVEKPDPLFARQLQQAIGGIEGEIRVCLQYFFQAWGARAPNNKYRDLLLNTATEEMGHVEMLATAVALNLEDAPLSAQEEGAADKVVGAVMGGESTRQVLEGMMQRHLLSTGLAAFPANSDGVPFDCSHIYASGNIAADMYCNVAAEATGRTLAVRLFNSTSDPGMRDMLHFMIARDTMHQQQWLAVIEELGGTAALPIPNSFDQREEHQRFSYFMMGTSRDGTPPPEGRFSTGPSIDGRGEFYAGHFEPLGEEPVLGPARPLSGAQSEQINSKAAAAE from the coding sequence ATGTACTACCATGACAAGCGGCTGCAATATCCTGTCCGTGTCGAGAAGCCCGATCCTCTTTTCGCCCGACAGCTTCAGCAGGCGATTGGCGGCATCGAAGGCGAGATCCGGGTCTGTCTGCAGTACTTCTTCCAAGCGTGGGGCGCCCGCGCGCCCAACAACAAATATCGCGACCTGCTGCTCAACACCGCGACCGAGGAAATGGGGCACGTCGAGATGCTGGCGACCGCGGTGGCGTTGAACCTCGAGGACGCTCCGCTGAGCGCGCAGGAAGAAGGTGCGGCGGACAAGGTGGTCGGCGCCGTGATGGGCGGCGAGAGTACCCGCCAGGTGCTGGAAGGCATGATGCAGCGCCATCTGCTGTCGACCGGCCTCGCCGCCTTCCCGGCCAATTCGGACGGCGTCCCGTTCGACTGCTCCCACATCTATGCCAGTGGCAACATCGCCGCCGACATGTATTGCAACGTCGCCGCGGAGGCCACCGGCCGGACGCTGGCGGTGCGGCTGTTCAACTCGACCTCGGATCCCGGAATGCGCGACATGCTGCACTTCATGATCGCGCGCGACACCATGCATCAGCAGCAATGGCTGGCGGTGATCGAGGAACTCGGCGGCACAGCCGCGCTGCCGATTCCGAACAGCTTCGATCAGCGCGAGGAGCATCAGCGCTTCAGCTACTTCATGATGGGCACCTCGCGGGACGGCACCCCGCCGCCGGAGGGACGGTTCTCCACAGGGCCCTCGATCGACGGCCGCGGCGAGTTCTACGCCGGTCATTTCGAACCGCTCGGCGAGGAGCCCGTGCTCGGGCCGGCGCGGCCGCTGTCGGGCGCGCAGAGCGAGCAGATCAACAGCAAGGCTGCTGCGGCCGAATGA
- a CDS encoding DUF72 domain-containing protein, translating to MARILIGTSGWHYQSWRGPFFPDGFPAKHQLQYYASQLATTELNGVFYRTPTPTAVRSWHDQTGKDFVFAWKASKFITHWKRLSGKSANSLALMEDRLALLKRKAGPILFQLPPQFQADIQRLGDFLQMLSPQRRYVFEFRHSSWYTPQVLRLLREANAALCFSDHHDAPAPWRRTADFVYIRGHGPGGRYKGRYPIATLQHWAERAKAWKRAGADVYVYFDNDQKSAAPGDALRLQAMVTTPIVSPRRA from the coding sequence TTGGCGCGAATCCTGATCGGCACCTCTGGATGGCATTACCAGTCGTGGCGGGGACCGTTCTTCCCCGACGGCTTCCCGGCCAAGCATCAACTGCAATACTACGCCAGCCAGCTCGCGACCACCGAACTTAACGGGGTGTTCTACCGCACACCGACGCCGACCGCGGTGCGATCCTGGCACGACCAGACCGGGAAGGATTTCGTTTTCGCCTGGAAAGCGTCGAAGTTCATCACGCATTGGAAGCGGCTGTCGGGGAAATCTGCGAACAGCCTCGCCCTGATGGAGGACCGCCTGGCGCTGCTGAAGCGCAAGGCCGGTCCGATTCTGTTTCAATTGCCGCCGCAATTTCAGGCCGACATCCAGCGACTCGGAGACTTCCTGCAGATGTTGTCGCCGCAGCGGCGCTACGTGTTCGAATTTCGGCATTCGAGCTGGTACACGCCGCAGGTGCTCCGCCTGCTCCGCGAAGCCAATGCGGCGTTGTGTTTTTCGGATCATCACGATGCGCCGGCGCCGTGGCGCCGGACGGCGGACTTCGTCTATATCCGCGGCCACGGCCCCGGCGGCCGCTACAAGGGGCGCTATCCGATCGCGACATTGCAGCACTGGGCCGAGCGGGCGAAGGCATGGAAGCGCGCCGGCGCGGACGTATACGTCTATTTCGACAACGACCAGAAGAGCGCGGCGCCGGGCGACGCGTTGCGGCTACAAGCGATGGTTACGACACCGATAGTTTCGCCGCGTCGGGCCTGA
- a CDS encoding SDR family NAD(P)-dependent oxidoreductase, whose protein sequence is MTEQRPFAVVTGASTGIGFELAKCCAQGGFDLLIVADEPEVEMAAAELRASGVSIEAVQADLSTADGVDSLVAATKGRQVDALLANAGRGLGHAFLDQDIDAARHVIDTNVTGTVLLVHRVGNDMRRRNSGRILITGSVAGFTPGSFQAVYNATKSFLNSFSFALRDELKDTEVTVTCLMPGPTETAFFRRADLLDTAVGTAEKDDAGEVARIGFDAMMNGEGDVVSGWKNKLQTAAASVIPAGVLASQHRKMAEPGSAKS, encoded by the coding sequence ATGACCGAACAACGTCCCTTCGCCGTCGTCACCGGAGCGTCCACCGGCATCGGATTCGAACTCGCCAAATGCTGCGCCCAGGGTGGTTTCGATCTGCTGATCGTCGCCGACGAGCCGGAGGTCGAGATGGCGGCGGCCGAACTACGCGCCTCCGGTGTCTCGATCGAGGCGGTGCAGGCCGATCTGTCGACCGCGGACGGCGTCGATAGCCTGGTTGCCGCCACCAAGGGGCGGCAGGTCGACGCGTTGCTTGCCAACGCCGGCCGCGGACTCGGACACGCCTTTCTCGACCAGGACATCGATGCTGCCCGCCACGTCATCGACACCAACGTCACCGGCACGGTGCTGCTGGTTCACCGCGTCGGCAACGATATGCGTCGGCGCAATTCGGGCCGCATCCTCATCACCGGCTCGGTCGCCGGCTTCACGCCGGGCAGTTTCCAGGCGGTCTACAACGCCACCAAATCGTTTCTGAACTCGTTTTCCTTCGCGCTGCGCGACGAGTTGAAGGATACCGAGGTGACCGTCACCTGCCTGATGCCCGGACCGACCGAGACCGCGTTCTTTCGCCGCGCCGACCTGTTGGACACCGCGGTCGGCACCGCCGAGAAGGACGACGCCGGCGAAGTTGCCCGGATCGGTTTCGATGCGATGATGAATGGCGAGGGCGATGTCGTCAGCGGCTGGAAGAACAAGCTGCAGACGGCGGCCGCCAGCGTCATCCCGGCCGGCGTGCTGGCCAGCCAACATCGCAAGATGGCCGAGCCCGGCAGCGCCAAGAGCTAG
- a CDS encoding cysteine hydrolase family protein has protein sequence MMIKPAPVEPIESAVHLCVDMQRIFARGGVWETPWMERVLPVVADIAARYAPSTIFTRFVTPEHPEQRPGRWRRYYRRWEAALRPNLAPGQLDLVPELQRLVPPARIVDKPAYSAFKHADLASLLADHGIGTVVITGAETDVCVLATVLDAVDLGFRVVLVEDALCSSSDPGHDALMTMYRTRYGQQIDLLGRNELFDLWRP, from the coding sequence ATGATGATCAAGCCCGCCCCCGTGGAGCCGATCGAATCCGCCGTTCACCTCTGCGTCGATATGCAGCGTATCTTCGCCCGCGGCGGCGTCTGGGAGACTCCGTGGATGGAGCGCGTGCTGCCGGTGGTCGCCGACATTGCGGCGCGCTACGCACCGTCGACGATCTTCACCCGGTTCGTCACGCCGGAACACCCGGAGCAGCGGCCGGGACGCTGGCGACGCTACTATCGGCGCTGGGAGGCGGCGCTGCGGCCGAACCTCGCGCCTGGACAGCTCGATCTGGTGCCTGAACTGCAGCGGCTGGTGCCGCCTGCGCGCATCGTCGACAAGCCGGCATACTCCGCCTTCAAGCATGCGGATCTGGCGTCGCTGCTCGCGGACCACGGCATCGGAACGGTGGTGATCACCGGCGCGGAGACCGACGTGTGCGTCCTGGCTACCGTGCTCGACGCGGTCGACCTCGGCTTTCGCGTCGTGCTGGTCGAGGACGCGCTGTGCAGTTCGTCCGATCCTGGCCATGATGCACTGATGACGATGTATCGAACGCGATACGGCCAGCAGATCGATCTTCTCGGCCGGAACGAGCTGTTCGATCTGTGGCGGCCCTGA
- a CDS encoding ferritin-like domain-containing protein has product MAQDAREIFVTGLRNAHAMETQAREMMERQSERLDDYPEVKARVQQHLRETEGQLQRLDECLSACGESASTLKDVTQSFMGNMAALAHTVMPDEILKNTFANNAFEHFEIAAYKSLLSLADIAGVSSAKPLLQASLKEEEAMAAWINQNIDSVTRSYVQAQAA; this is encoded by the coding sequence ATGGCTCAGGACGCACGAGAGATCTTTGTTACCGGGCTTCGCAATGCCCACGCCATGGAAACCCAGGCGCGCGAGATGATGGAACGCCAGTCCGAGCGGCTGGACGACTATCCGGAAGTCAAGGCCCGCGTGCAGCAGCATTTGCGGGAAACCGAAGGCCAGCTTCAGCGTCTTGACGAGTGCCTGTCGGCCTGCGGCGAAAGCGCCTCCACGCTGAAGGACGTCACGCAGTCGTTCATGGGCAACATGGCGGCGCTGGCCCACACCGTGATGCCCGATGAGATCCTCAAAAACACCTTCGCCAACAATGCCTTCGAGCATTTCGAAATCGCCGCCTACAAATCCTTGCTGTCGCTCGCCGACATCGCCGGCGTCAGCTCGGCCAAGCCGTTGCTGCAGGCTTCGCTGAAGGAAGAAGAGGCCATGGCTGCATGGATCAATCAGAACATCGACAGCGTCACGCGTTCCTACGTTCAGGCGCAGGCGGCCTGA
- a CDS encoding zinc-dependent alcohol dehydrogenase yields the protein MKALTWHGKNDIRCESVPDPKIEHGRDAIIKVTACAICGSDLHLMDGIMPSMQSGDVLGHETMGEVVEVGADNTKLKVGDRVVVPFTISCGECFFCRRGFYSGCERSNPNAKAAEKMWGHSPAGLFGYSHMLGGYAGGQAEYLRVPYADVGPIKVPDGLTDEQVLFLSDIFPTGFMAADFCNLKGGETVAVWGCGPVGQMAIKSAFLLGAERVIAIDTVPERMELAQQSGAIAIDFMDDDVYDKIQDLTNGRGADACIDAVGTEASATASFDSMVDRVKMATFMGTDRPHVLRQAIHCCRNFGTVSIVGVYGGLLDKIPMGSAINRGLTMRMAQTPVQHYLPQLLGRIEQGEIDPSFVITHRATLEEGPELYKTFRDKKDGCIKVVMRP from the coding sequence ATGAAAGCGCTGACCTGGCACGGCAAGAACGACATCCGCTGCGAGAGCGTGCCGGACCCGAAGATCGAGCACGGCCGCGATGCGATCATCAAGGTGACGGCGTGTGCGATCTGCGGCTCGGACTTGCACCTGATGGACGGCATCATGCCGTCGATGCAGAGCGGTGATGTGCTCGGCCACGAGACCATGGGCGAAGTCGTCGAAGTCGGCGCCGACAACACCAAGCTGAAGGTCGGCGACCGGGTGGTCGTTCCGTTCACCATCTCTTGCGGCGAGTGCTTCTTCTGCCGGCGCGGCTTCTACTCCGGGTGCGAGCGTTCGAACCCGAACGCCAAGGCGGCGGAGAAGATGTGGGGTCATTCGCCGGCCGGGCTGTTCGGCTACTCGCATATGCTCGGCGGTTATGCCGGCGGCCAGGCCGAATATCTGCGGGTGCCCTATGCCGACGTCGGCCCGATCAAGGTGCCGGACGGATTGACCGACGAGCAGGTGCTGTTCCTGTCCGACATTTTTCCGACCGGCTTCATGGCGGCGGACTTCTGCAACCTGAAGGGCGGCGAAACCGTGGCGGTGTGGGGCTGCGGCCCGGTCGGCCAGATGGCGATCAAGAGCGCGTTCCTGCTCGGCGCAGAGCGGGTGATCGCGATCGACACGGTGCCGGAGCGGATGGAGTTGGCGCAGCAATCAGGTGCGATCGCCATCGACTTCATGGACGACGACGTCTACGACAAGATCCAGGATCTCACCAACGGCCGCGGCGCCGATGCCTGCATCGATGCGGTCGGCACTGAAGCGTCTGCCACGGCCAGTTTCGACTCGATGGTCGACCGGGTGAAGATGGCGACCTTCATGGGCACCGACCGGCCGCACGTGCTGCGCCAAGCGATCCACTGCTGCCGCAACTTCGGCACGGTATCGATCGTCGGCGTCTATGGCGGACTGCTCGACAAGATCCCGATGGGCTCGGCGATCAACCGCGGCTTGACGATGCGCATGGCGCAAACCCCGGTGCAGCACTATCTGCCGCAACTCCTCGGCCGCATCGAACAGGGCGAGATCGACCCCTCTTTCGTCATCACCCACCGCGCCACGCTCGAGGAAGGTCCGGAGCTGTACAAGACCTTCCGCGACAAGAAGGACGGCTGCATCAAGGTCGTGATGAGGCCGTGA
- a CDS encoding efflux RND transporter permease subunit, producing the protein MIARIIAWSARNLLLVLFGTGFAAAAGLYALLHLPLDAIPDLSDTQVVVYTEYPGQAPQVIEDQVTYPLTTAMLTVPKSKVVRGFSFFGVSFVYVIFEDGTDIYWARSRVLEFINGAASRLPAGVAPSIGPDATGVGWVYQYAVMSKELNLADTRSIQDWNLRFALAKAEGVAEVASIGGFVKQYNVVLDPQRMRDRGITMARMREAIRASNADVGGRTVELSEFEYVIRGKGYIKDINDLGNIVLKASGGTPVLLKDVARVELGPDERRGIAELNGEGEVASGIVLQRFGVNALDVIEHVKKRFQEIASSLPKSVEIVPVYDRSTLIYSAIDTLKHTLLEESLVVAAVCIIFLLHVRSALVAILMLPIGVLMAFAAMKLLGLGSNIMSLGGIAIAIGAMVDAAIVMIENAHKHLERAEPGKSRVAILIEAASEVGPALFFSLLIITVSFLPIFTLESQEGRLFGPLAFTKTFAMAAAALLSVTLVPALMVIFVRGKIVPEHRNIINRALIWIYRPVIRGVLRAKTLVIVLALVVLGISIWPARQLGTEFMPSLDEGTLLYMPTTLPGLSITKAAELLQVQDRIIRGFPEVASVYGKAGRASTATDPAPTEMFETVINLKPKSEWRQGLTTDGLIAEMDKALQFPGVSNAWTMPIKARIDMLSTGIRTPVGVKVIGTDLVEIDRLAKQVEQVVKTVPGTSSAYAERTIGGYYLEIVPDRTSLARYGLAIQDVQDTIATALGGQTVTTTVEGRQRFTVNMRYPRELRDDPQGIARDVLVPLPAGGAVPLGEVATVQPTRGPSSIRTENGQLATYIYVDIRDRDLGGYVADAKQAVQAGVSFPPGAYVTWSGQYEYLERAAARLKVVVPLTLAIIFLLLYLNFKSLTETLIVMLSLPFALVGGLWMIWALGFNLSVAVVVGFIALAGVAAETGVVMLIYLDHALAAAKVRCAAEGRPLTRRDLQDAIMEGAVERVRPKMMTVVAITAGLMPILWSSGTGSEIMQRIAVPMIGGMVSSTLLTLIVIPAIYGLVEGFKLTRAARRRAAGAMLVSGG; encoded by the coding sequence ATGATCGCCCGCATCATCGCCTGGTCGGCGCGCAATCTGCTGCTGGTGCTGTTCGGCACCGGCTTCGCCGCAGCAGCGGGCCTGTACGCCCTGCTGCATCTACCGCTCGACGCCATTCCGGATCTCTCCGACACCCAGGTCGTCGTCTACACCGAATATCCCGGGCAGGCGCCGCAGGTGATCGAGGATCAGGTCACCTATCCGCTGACCACCGCGATGCTGACAGTACCGAAGTCGAAGGTGGTGCGCGGCTTCTCGTTCTTCGGCGTGTCGTTCGTCTATGTGATCTTCGAGGATGGCACTGACATCTATTGGGCGCGGTCGCGGGTGCTGGAATTCATCAACGGCGCCGCCTCACGCCTGCCGGCCGGGGTGGCACCGAGCATCGGCCCTGACGCCACCGGCGTCGGCTGGGTCTATCAATATGCGGTGATGTCCAAGGAGCTGAACCTCGCCGACACCCGCTCGATCCAGGATTGGAATCTGCGGTTTGCGCTCGCCAAGGCCGAAGGCGTCGCAGAGGTCGCCAGCATCGGCGGCTTCGTCAAGCAGTACAACGTGGTGCTCGATCCGCAGCGGATGCGCGACCGCGGCATCACCATGGCGCGGATGCGCGAGGCGATCCGCGCCTCGAACGCCGATGTCGGCGGCCGCACCGTCGAACTGTCGGAGTTCGAATACGTCATCCGCGGCAAAGGCTACATCAAGGACATCAACGACCTCGGCAACATCGTGCTGAAGGCCAGCGGCGGCACACCGGTGCTGCTGAAAGACGTCGCACGTGTCGAGCTCGGCCCCGATGAGCGCCGCGGCATCGCCGAGCTCAACGGCGAAGGCGAAGTCGCCAGCGGCATCGTGCTGCAGCGCTTCGGCGTCAACGCGCTCGATGTGATCGAGCACGTCAAGAAACGCTTCCAGGAGATCGCCAGCAGCCTGCCGAAATCGGTCGAGATCGTGCCGGTGTATGACCGCTCGACGCTGATCTACAGCGCGATCGACACGCTGAAGCACACCCTGCTCGAAGAGAGCCTGGTGGTCGCCGCGGTGTGCATCATCTTCCTCCTGCACGTCCGCAGCGCGCTGGTGGCGATCCTGATGCTGCCGATCGGCGTGCTGATGGCCTTCGCCGCAATGAAGCTGCTCGGCCTCGGCTCCAACATCATGAGCCTCGGCGGCATCGCGATCGCGATCGGCGCCATGGTCGACGCCGCGATCGTGATGATCGAGAACGCCCACAAGCACCTGGAGCGCGCCGAGCCGGGCAAGTCTCGCGTCGCGATCCTGATCGAGGCCGCCTCCGAGGTCGGGCCTGCGCTGTTCTTCAGCCTCTTGATCATCACCGTGTCGTTCCTGCCGATCTTCACGCTCGAATCGCAGGAAGGGCGGCTGTTCGGGCCGCTCGCCTTCACCAAGACGTTCGCGATGGCGGCGGCCGCGCTGCTGTCGGTGACGCTGGTGCCGGCGCTGATGGTGATCTTCGTCCGCGGCAAGATCGTGCCGGAGCATCGCAACATCATCAACCGCGCGCTGATCTGGATCTATCGCCCGGTGATCCGCGGCGTGCTGCGCGCCAAGACGCTGGTGATCGTATTGGCGCTGGTGGTGCTCGGCATCTCGATCTGGCCGGCGCGCCAGCTCGGCACCGAGTTCATGCCGTCGCTCGACGAAGGCACGCTGCTCTACATGCCGACCACCCTGCCCGGTCTGTCGATCACTAAGGCCGCCGAGTTGCTGCAGGTGCAGGATCGCATCATCCGCGGCTTTCCTGAGGTCGCCTCGGTGTATGGCAAGGCCGGCCGCGCATCGACTGCGACCGACCCGGCGCCGACCGAAATGTTCGAGACGGTGATCAATCTCAAGCCGAAGTCGGAATGGCGACAGGGCCTGACCACGGACGGGCTGATCGCCGAGATGGACAAGGCACTGCAATTCCCCGGCGTCTCCAACGCCTGGACGATGCCGATCAAGGCGCGGATCGACATGCTGTCGACCGGCATCCGCACGCCGGTGGGTGTCAAAGTGATCGGTACCGATCTGGTCGAGATCGACCGCCTCGCCAAACAGGTCGAGCAGGTGGTGAAGACCGTCCCCGGTACCTCCTCGGCCTATGCCGAACGCACCATCGGCGGCTACTACCTGGAGATCGTCCCGGACCGCACGTCGCTGGCGCGCTATGGGCTCGCGATCCAGGATGTGCAGGACACCATCGCCACCGCACTCGGCGGCCAGACCGTGACCACGACGGTGGAAGGCCGCCAGCGCTTCACCGTCAACATGCGCTATCCGCGTGAGCTGCGCGACGATCCGCAAGGAATCGCCCGCGACGTGCTGGTGCCGCTGCCGGCCGGCGGCGCGGTGCCGCTCGGCGAGGTGGCGACGGTGCAGCCGACGCGCGGCCCGAGCTCGATCCGCACCGAGAACGGCCAGCTCGCGACCTATATCTATGTCGATATCCGCGACCGCGACCTCGGCGGCTACGTCGCCGACGCCAAGCAGGCAGTGCAGGCCGGCGTCAGCTTCCCGCCCGGCGCCTACGTGACCTGGAGCGGCCAGTACGAGTATCTCGAACGCGCCGCAGCCCGGTTGAAGGTCGTGGTGCCGCTGACGCTCGCGATCATCTTCCTGCTGCTGTACCTGAACTTCAAATCGTTGACCGAAACGCTGATCGTGATGCTGTCGCTACCGTTCGCGCTGGTCGGCGGTTTGTGGATGATCTGGGCGCTCGGCTTCAACCTCTCGGTCGCGGTGGTGGTCGGCTTCATCGCGCTCGCCGGCGTCGCCGCCGAAACCGGCGTGGTGATGCTGATCTATCTCGATCACGCGCTGGCCGCCGCGAAGGTCAGATGCGCGGCCGAGGGCCGGCCCCTGACGCGGCGCGACTTGCAGGATGCGATCATGGAAGGCGCGGTCGAGCGGGTCCGACCGAAGATGATGACCGTGGTGGCGATCACGGCCGGTCTAATGCCGATCCTGTGGAGCAGCGGCACCGGCTCCGAGATCATGCAGCGGATCGCGGTGCCGATGATCGGCGGCATGGTGTCGTCGACGCTGCTGACGCTGATCGTGATCCCGGCGATCTACGGCCTGGTCGAGGGCTTCAAACTCACCCGTGCGGCCAGGCGGCGAGCCGCGGGCGCAATGCTGGTGTCTGGAGGGTGA
- a CDS encoding efflux RND transporter periplasmic adaptor subunit — protein sequence MASLRSPSLLFLIGLCLAAPAAADERSPLYYRDPSGAPRWSAVPATDAHGRAFLPVYEADEPSVQPAPKPAPDPNRKILYYRNPMGLPDISKVPKKDSMGMDYVPVYEGDDSADGTVKLSPGKIQRSGVKSEPAERRALHVLVKAPGVIQLDERRVSVIAMRSESFIEKITDVTTGSFVKAGQPLMQIYSSAIASAAAEYLSTINSKTTNTIEAFGRGSRQRLVNLDLPEETIAEMDRTRTAPVRVQWRAPRDGIVLERNATEGMRANVGDVLFRIADISTVWALVDVAERDLGSLAVGQKVTIWARAFPDRALSGTIALLYPQVNRDTRTTRLRVELANPDLKLLPDMYVDADIDVGGDAPVLTIPTSAVLDSGSRRVVLIDKGEGRFEPRAVTLGRRGDGIVEIKHGVDEGEAVVTSANFLIDAESNLKAALKGFAEASNAPAAEQPASSHNHAHDHAGAQP from the coding sequence ATGGCTTCACTGCGCTCACCATCCCTGCTGTTTCTGATCGGACTCTGTCTCGCTGCGCCCGCCGCGGCGGACGAGCGGTCGCCGCTGTACTACCGCGATCCATCCGGCGCGCCGCGCTGGTCGGCCGTGCCGGCGACCGACGCCCACGGCCGCGCTTTTCTGCCGGTCTACGAAGCGGACGAGCCCTCGGTTCAACCGGCGCCGAAGCCGGCGCCCGATCCCAATCGCAAGATTCTGTACTACCGCAACCCGATGGGGTTGCCGGACATCTCCAAGGTGCCGAAGAAAGACTCGATGGGGATGGACTACGTCCCGGTTTATGAGGGCGACGACAGTGCCGACGGCACGGTCAAGCTCTCCCCCGGCAAGATCCAGCGCAGCGGCGTGAAATCCGAACCGGCCGAACGCCGCGCACTCCATGTGCTGGTGAAGGCGCCGGGCGTGATCCAGCTCGACGAGCGCCGCGTCTCGGTGATCGCGATGCGCAGCGAGAGCTTCATCGAGAAGATCACCGACGTCACCACCGGCAGCTTCGTCAAAGCCGGGCAGCCGCTGATGCAGATCTACAGCTCGGCAATCGCGTCGGCTGCCGCCGAATATCTGTCGACCATCAACTCGAAGACCACCAATACGATCGAGGCGTTCGGCCGCGGCTCCCGGCAGCGGCTGGTTAATCTCGACCTGCCCGAGGAAACCATCGCCGAGATGGATCGAACGCGGACCGCGCCTGTGCGCGTGCAGTGGCGTGCACCACGCGACGGCATCGTCCTGGAGCGCAACGCCACCGAGGGCATGCGCGCCAATGTCGGCGATGTGCTGTTTCGGATCGCTGACATCTCAACGGTGTGGGCGCTGGTCGACGTCGCGGAACGCGATCTCGGCTCTCTCGCTGTTGGCCAGAAGGTAACGATCTGGGCGCGCGCCTTCCCGGATCGCGCGCTGTCCGGAACGATTGCGTTGCTCTATCCGCAGGTCAATCGCGACACCCGCACCACGCGACTGCGGGTCGAGCTCGCCAATCCCGATCTGAAGCTGCTCCCGGATATGTATGTCGATGCCGACATCGACGTCGGCGGCGACGCGCCGGTGCTGACGATTCCGACCTCGGCGGTGCTCGACAGCGGCAGTCGTCGCGTCGTGCTGATCGACAAGGGAGAAGGCCGATTCGAGCCGCGCGCCGTGACGCTCGGACGACGCGGCGACGGCATCGTCGAGATCAAACATGGGGTCGACGAAGGCGAAGCGGTGGTCACCTCCGCCAACTTCCTGATCGATGCCGAGAGCAACCTGAAGGCGGCGCTGAAGGGCTTTGCCGAAGCATCAAATGCACCCGCCGCTGAGCAGCCCGCGTCGTCCCACAATCACGCTCACGACCACGCCGGAGCCCAGCCATGA
- a CDS encoding FixH family protein, translating to MTAKFCTAAACAAALTLFATAAMAGAGDYAFEPKTPEMKKGDDVTVAIRLVHKTTGKPVEGAVIFKTRVDMAPDNMADMVSPVTALPSPEPGVYAFKTDLPMAGRYLITLSAKVQGEPETVTGKVIVKAFK from the coding sequence ATGACTGCGAAATTCTGCACCGCCGCGGCCTGCGCCGCCGCGCTCACCCTGTTTGCGACCGCCGCAATGGCCGGCGCGGGTGACTACGCGTTCGAGCCCAAGACCCCCGAGATGAAGAAGGGCGACGACGTCACCGTTGCGATCCGCCTCGTCCACAAGACCACCGGCAAGCCGGTGGAAGGCGCTGTGATCTTCAAGACCCGGGTCGACATGGCGCCGGACAACATGGCCGACATGGTGTCGCCGGTGACGGCGCTGCCGTCGCCGGAGCCCGGCGTGTACGCCTTCAAGACCGACCTGCCGATGGCGGGCCGCTACCTGATCACGCTGTCGGCGAAGGTCCAGGGCGAGCCCGAGACCGTCACCGGCAAGGTGATCGTCAAGGCGTTCAAGTAG
- a CDS encoding family 2A encapsulin nanocompartment shell protein produces MTEDTEVRRTLAEGAARQLANATKTRAQWGGISPRWLVPLLQWTPVEAGIFRLNRVKETRGATASASFDVECSPRRDRDPDLPETFVDYEEHPREYFLNAVTTVLDVQTRVSDLYSHPFDQIQEQLRLLIEKVKERQEGELINNAEYGLLANTAPSQRISTRKGPPTPDDLDELITKVWKEPAFFLAHPRAIAAFGRECTRRGVPPPTINMFGSPFLTWRGLPLVPSDKVPFDEAGRTKILLLRTGEKKQGVVGLFQPGVPGEVAPSLSVRFMGINRKAIASYLISLYCSLAVLTEDALGVLDDVEVGTYHEYA; encoded by the coding sequence ATGACTGAAGATACCGAAGTTCGCAGGACGCTCGCTGAAGGCGCAGCGCGCCAACTCGCCAACGCGACTAAGACCCGTGCGCAGTGGGGAGGCATCTCCCCGCGTTGGCTGGTACCGCTGTTGCAATGGACGCCGGTCGAGGCTGGTATCTTCCGTCTCAATCGCGTCAAGGAAACGCGCGGCGCGACCGCATCTGCTTCGTTCGACGTCGAGTGCAGCCCGCGGCGCGACCGCGATCCGGATCTGCCGGAGACCTTCGTCGACTACGAGGAGCATCCGCGCGAGTACTTCCTCAATGCGGTGACGACCGTGCTGGACGTCCAGACCCGCGTCTCCGACCTCTACAGCCATCCGTTCGATCAGATCCAGGAGCAACTCCGGCTGCTGATCGAGAAGGTCAAGGAGCGGCAGGAAGGCGAACTGATCAACAACGCCGAATATGGCCTGCTCGCCAACACCGCGCCGTCGCAGCGGATTTCGACCCGGAAGGGCCCGCCGACCCCGGACGATCTCGATGAGCTGATCACCAAGGTCTGGAAGGAGCCGGCGTTCTTCCTGGCGCATCCGCGCGCCATCGCGGCGTTCGGTCGCGAGTGCACCCGCCGCGGTGTGCCGCCGCCGACCATCAATATGTTCGGCTCGCCGTTCCTCACCTGGCGCGGGCTGCCGCTGGTGCCGTCCGACAAGGTGCCGTTCGACGAAGCCGGCCGCACCAAGATCCTGCTGCTGCGCACCGGCGAGAAGAAGCAGGGCGTGGTCGGTCTGTTCCAGCCCGGCGTACCCGGCGAAGTGGCGCCGAGCCTGTCGGTGCGGTTCATGGGCATCAACCGCAAGGCGATCGCCTCGTATCTGATCTCGCTGTACTGCTCGCTGGCGGTGCTGACCGAGGACGCGCTCGGTGTGCTCGATGACGTCGAGGTCGGTACGTATCATGAGTACGCCTGA